Proteins found in one Gemmatimonadaceae bacterium genomic segment:
- the ggt gene encoding gamma-glutamyltransferase, whose product MITPRIAVPSIAALSLSALLTNHNLGAQDRSQSRSMVSSALGVVASESVLASQVGARILEQGGNAIDAAVATNAMMGLVAPMNDGIGGDLFAIVYIAKTGKLYGLNASGWAPAGLTAKYLNGKGITTMPQRGINTVTVPGAVNGWDKLLTRFGRKSFADVLAPSIDYAVHGFPVGEVVSVYWRDSEQVLKADAPTAHTFLPNGRLPLVGEIFRNPELAWTYRQIAAGGKSAFYRGTVARKILATSTRHGGTMTAADLVEFDGEWVDPISTTYRGWTVYELPPNGQGIAALEMLNIMETFPLGAAGHNTPKALHLMIEAKKLAYADMQRYDADPRFAKVPVDAMRSKPYAAARAKLITADRAACSVSAGTPSSTDHGTTYISVVDREGNMISLIQSNYSTVGFGSGLAVDGGGFVLHNRGGGFSLDANSPNLLAGRKRPLHTIIPAFMEKDSVRIAFGIMGGWNQAQAHAQFVSNIVDFGMNVQGALDAPRFSKETFDGCDVNFESRIPESTRAALAALGHQIVMRGDYSSTRMGAGQAVLRDFTSGVNSGASDPRKDGAAIAELRGRPANRK is encoded by the coding sequence ATGATCACGCCGCGCATCGCCGTCCCGAGCATTGCTGCGCTCTCGCTTTCCGCACTGCTCACCAATCACAACCTCGGCGCTCAAGATCGTTCGCAGTCCCGCTCCATGGTGTCCTCGGCGTTGGGCGTGGTGGCCAGCGAAAGTGTGCTGGCATCACAGGTGGGTGCGCGCATTCTTGAACAGGGCGGCAATGCGATTGATGCGGCCGTGGCCACGAACGCCATGATGGGCCTGGTGGCGCCCATGAACGACGGTATCGGTGGCGACCTGTTCGCCATCGTCTATATCGCGAAGACCGGCAAGCTGTACGGGCTCAACGCGTCCGGATGGGCGCCGGCCGGCCTCACGGCGAAGTATCTCAACGGCAAGGGCATCACCACCATGCCGCAGCGCGGCATCAACACCGTCACGGTACCGGGCGCGGTCAACGGCTGGGACAAGTTGCTCACCCGTTTCGGGCGCAAGTCGTTTGCCGATGTCCTGGCGCCGTCAATCGATTACGCCGTGCATGGGTTTCCCGTGGGCGAAGTGGTGAGTGTGTATTGGCGCGACAGCGAGCAAGTGCTCAAGGCGGATGCGCCAACCGCGCATACCTTTCTGCCCAATGGCCGGCTCCCGTTGGTGGGTGAGATTTTTCGAAATCCCGAACTGGCGTGGACCTATCGACAGATCGCGGCCGGTGGCAAGTCCGCCTTCTATCGCGGTACCGTCGCGAGGAAGATCCTTGCCACGTCCACGCGGCACGGCGGCACGATGACCGCGGCCGATCTGGTCGAATTCGACGGCGAATGGGTGGACCCGATATCCACCACGTATCGCGGATGGACGGTGTACGAACTGCCGCCCAACGGCCAGGGCATCGCGGCGCTCGAGATGCTGAACATCATGGAGACGTTTCCGCTTGGCGCCGCCGGTCACAATACCCCGAAGGCGTTGCACCTGATGATCGAAGCGAAGAAGCTCGCGTATGCCGATATGCAGCGGTATGACGCCGATCCGCGCTTTGCCAAGGTGCCGGTCGATGCGATGCGTTCCAAGCCGTACGCGGCGGCGCGCGCGAAACTGATCACTGCCGACCGCGCCGCGTGCTCGGTGAGCGCCGGTACGCCTTCTTCCACCGATCACGGCACCACGTACATCAGCGTGGTGGACCGCGAGGGGAACATGATCTCGCTGATTCAGAGCAACTATTCCACGGTGGGATTCGGCTCGGGACTGGCGGTGGACGGTGGCGGCTTCGTGTTGCACAATCGCGGTGGTGGGTTTTCGCTCGATGCCAACTCCCCGAATCTGCTGGCCGGTCGCAAGCGGCCGTTGCACACGATCATTCCGGCCTTCATGGAGAAGGACAGCGTGCGCATTGCCTTCGGCATCATGGGAGGATGGAACCAGGCCCAGGCCCATGCGCAATTCGTGTCCAACATTGTCGACTTCGGGATGAACGTGCAGGGTGCGCTGGACGCGCCGCGGTTTTCCAAGGAAACGTTTGACGGCTGCGACGTGAATTTCGAGTCGCGTATTCCCGAGTCGACTCGCGCGGCACTGGCGGCGCTCGGGCATCAGATCGTGATGCGCGGCGACTATTCCTCGACGCGCATGGGAGCGGGGCAGGCGGTGCTGCGGGACTTCACGTCCGGGGTGAATTCGGGTGCGTCCGATCCGCGGAAGGACGGGGCGGCGATTGCGGAGTTGCGGGGGAGGCCGGCGAACCGAAAGTAG
- a CDS encoding glycosyl hydrolase, with amino-acid sequence MLTIRLPFSRVAAAVLGGLAAPLCFAPLLAQRAARAAAPAAVAAPPYNPALYSDPNATNRNFKALRWRLVGPFRGGRVDAVAGDPTKPLVFYMGSVNGGVWKTANAGMTWDNITDGKSDISSVGAITVAPSDPNVVYVGTGESQLREDLTYGSGVYRSTDAGQTWQHLGLVETHQITAIRVHPNNPDIAYVAAIGHAFGPNPERGVFRTMDGGKSWKKILFINDSTGATDLSIDPTNPRIMFAAMWKFQRSPWGMEAGGGRSGLWKSTDAGDTWTELTKNPGMPRALIGKIGVAVSPANPRRIYASVEAKDTLGGIFRSDDGGDSWIRTNGQQQFQVRPWYYSAVTADPTNENTVYVMNLQVWRSIDGGKTFTRNRVPHGDTHIMWVDPKNSDRLINGNDGGATVSLDGGKSWSAMNNQPTSQFYHVITDNQWPYRLYGAQQDNSTVSIASRSDFGAIGERDWWPVAGCENAHIAVDPRNPAITYGGCYTGMLTRHDNRTQQSNDIAVWLNNYDGIAVKDVPNRFQWTFPVMLSPHDPTVLYAASQHLWKSTNEGRSWAKISPDLTYADTATMGPSGGPVHKDMTGTEWYATIYALAESPTTKGLLWTGSDDGRVHLSRNGGTSWEDVTPKAMARHTRITGIEPSRFDPAVAYMSATRYQLDDFRPYFYKTSDYGKTWTRIDAGIPMGAYARSIREDVVRRGLLFAATETGVFVSFNDGVQWETLQLNLPRASVRDVRVHGNDLVVATHGRAFWALDDIALLRQMHDTVTAKSRHLFQPSVAYRFAGGHGGGRGAGENPYDGVLVDYWFKEPPKDAVSLEFLDARGAVVRRFKGKGNVDSTQKAPADSMAYQASDSIVTTRAGSNRFWWNLRYADAKRISTVVNDMGTLNGPTVVPGEYRVRLVVGKDTLTQAFTVKLDPRLSATTADLQQTFDLGLKVQDRLNSIVESFERIEDLQKQIDVRVDQSSEQDYAKRVKEAATPVREHLEVVRTELVDWFNHDDQATLHFPIKLYNMMLSLNSQVLGQDAAPTKQHGEILDDLGGKVDVQLQRLQQLEATEIKALNSLLQELGLPPIYVPPVKVKNPIS; translated from the coding sequence ATGCTTACGATCCGCCTCCCGTTCTCTCGCGTGGCCGCCGCCGTTCTCGGCGGACTGGCCGCCCCGTTGTGCTTCGCGCCCTTGCTCGCGCAACGTGCGGCCCGCGCCGCCGCCCCTGCCGCGGTCGCCGCACCACCGTACAACCCCGCGCTCTACTCCGACCCCAACGCCACCAATCGCAACTTCAAGGCGCTGCGCTGGCGCCTGGTGGGACCCTTCCGTGGCGGCCGCGTCGATGCCGTGGCGGGTGACCCCACCAAGCCCTTGGTGTTCTACATGGGATCGGTGAACGGCGGCGTGTGGAAGACGGCGAATGCCGGCATGACGTGGGACAACATCACCGACGGCAAGTCGGACATTTCATCGGTGGGCGCCATCACCGTGGCGCCGTCCGATCCCAACGTGGTATACGTGGGCACCGGCGAATCGCAGCTGCGCGAAGATCTCACGTACGGCAGCGGGGTGTATCGCTCCACCGACGCCGGCCAAACGTGGCAGCACCTGGGGTTGGTGGAAACGCACCAGATCACCGCCATTCGCGTGCATCCGAACAATCCGGATATCGCCTACGTGGCGGCCATCGGCCATGCGTTCGGCCCCAACCCGGAACGCGGCGTCTTTCGCACGATGGACGGCGGCAAGTCCTGGAAGAAGATCCTGTTCATCAACGATTCCACCGGCGCCACCGATCTCTCCATCGATCCCACCAATCCGCGCATCATGTTTGCGGCGATGTGGAAGTTCCAGCGCTCACCGTGGGGGATGGAGGCCGGCGGTGGTCGCAGCGGACTGTGGAAGTCCACCGATGCGGGTGACACGTGGACTGAACTCACGAAGAATCCGGGGATGCCCAGAGCGCTCATCGGCAAGATCGGTGTCGCCGTCTCTCCGGCCAATCCGCGGCGCATCTATGCGTCCGTTGAAGCCAAGGACACGTTGGGCGGCATCTTCCGCTCTGACGACGGCGGTGACAGCTGGATACGCACCAACGGCCAGCAACAGTTCCAGGTGCGCCCGTGGTACTACTCGGCCGTCACGGCCGACCCCACCAATGAGAACACCGTCTACGTGATGAACCTGCAGGTGTGGCGGTCGATCGATGGGGGGAAGACCTTCACGCGCAACCGTGTTCCGCACGGGGACACCCACATCATGTGGGTGGACCCCAAAAACTCCGACCGACTCATCAACGGCAATGATGGCGGCGCGACCGTGTCACTGGACGGCGGCAAGAGCTGGTCGGCCATGAACAATCAGCCCACGTCGCAGTTCTATCACGTCATCACCGACAACCAGTGGCCCTACCGCCTCTACGGTGCACAGCAGGACAACAGCACCGTGTCCATCGCCTCGCGCTCGGACTTCGGCGCGATCGGTGAGCGCGACTGGTGGCCGGTTGCCGGGTGCGAGAATGCGCACATCGCGGTGGATCCCCGCAACCCCGCCATCACCTACGGGGGGTGCTATACGGGCATGCTGACACGCCACGATAATCGTACGCAGCAGTCGAACGACATCGCCGTGTGGCTCAACAACTACGACGGCATCGCGGTGAAGGATGTGCCCAATCGGTTCCAGTGGACCTTCCCGGTGATGCTGTCACCGCACGATCCCACGGTGCTGTACGCGGCGTCGCAGCACCTGTGGAAATCCACCAACGAAGGGCGGAGTTGGGCAAAGATTTCACCCGATCTCACATACGCCGATACCGCGACGATGGGACCCAGCGGCGGACCGGTGCACAAGGATATGACCGGCACCGAATGGTATGCCACCATTTACGCGCTGGCCGAGTCACCCACCACCAAGGGGCTGCTGTGGACTGGCTCGGATGACGGGCGGGTTCATCTGTCGCGAAACGGCGGAACGTCGTGGGAAGACGTGACGCCGAAAGCGATGGCCAGGCACACGCGCATCACCGGCATCGAGCCGTCGCGGTTCGACCCGGCGGTCGCGTATATGTCCGCCACGCGCTATCAGCTGGATGATTTCCGTCCGTACTTCTACAAGACCAGCGACTACGGCAAGACGTGGACGCGTATCGACGCCGGAATTCCCATGGGCGCCTACGCGCGATCGATTCGCGAGGATGTCGTGCGACGCGGGTTGCTGTTCGCGGCCACCGAGACGGGCGTCTTCGTGTCGTTCAATGACGGCGTGCAGTGGGAGACATTGCAGCTCAACCTGCCGCGTGCCAGTGTGCGCGACGTGCGCGTACACGGCAACGACCTCGTGGTGGCCACGCACGGCCGCGCGTTCTGGGCGCTGGACGACATCGCGCTGCTGCGTCAGATGCACGACACGGTGACCGCGAAGTCCAGGCACCTGTTCCAGCCAAGCGTGGCCTATCGTTTTGCCGGGGGGCACGGCGGCGGTCGTGGCGCCGGCGAGAATCCGTACGACGGTGTGCTGGTGGACTACTGGTTCAAGGAGCCGCCAAAGGACGCCGTTTCCCTCGAATTCCTCGATGCGCGCGGTGCCGTCGTGCGACGATTCAAGGGCAAGGGCAATGTTGATTCGACCCAGAAGGCGCCAGCGGATTCGATGGCCTATCAGGCGTCGGATTCCATCGTGACCACGCGCGCCGGGAGCAACCGGTTCTGGTGGAATCTCCGGTACGCGGACGCCAAGCGGATCAGCACCGTGGTGAACGACATGGGCACCCTCAACGGACCAACGGTGGTGCCCGGTGAGTATCGCGTGCGTCTGGTGGTGGGGAAGGACACGCTCACGCAGGCGTTCACGGTCAAGCTCGATCCGCGGCTCAGCGCGACCACGGCCGACCTGCAGCAGACATTCGATCTGGGACTCAAGGTCCAGGACCGGCTCAACAGCATCGTGGAATCGTTCGAACGCATTGAAGACCTGCAGAAGCAGATCGATGTGCGCGTCGACCAGTCGTCCGAACAGGACTACGCCAAGCGGGTGAAGGAGGCGGCGACGCCGGTGCGGGAACATCTGGAGGTGGTGCGTACCGAATTGGTGGACTGGTTCA
- a CDS encoding multicopper oxidase family protein has protein sequence MHRRTFLEVVGGAGALSLTRPMSALLAPYDAWTPALERAPLILPPVLSGGDLTLTATAHTINVAPGVKADVWSVGDGPLCPTIRMRTGDTTRIRFENMLPEPSILHRHGLLVPEAADGHPRLAVGTGGSYQYSFPVINRAGTYWYHAHPHHRTGVQIYRGMAGLLFVDDTKEDMLGFPPESRELPVIIQDKRLDAKGAFVFEPAMHEQMEGYFGDTPYVNGVRLPFMAVETTTYRLRVINASTSRILRLEFSNKMPMTLIGNDGGLLPEPATLTSIDLGTGERADLLVDFGKIPDGQRVMLQSAEFASPARMGGMGGMAGMGGGRGRMGAGGIPQGSALKLVEFEVTKEVTPEPWKPMALPAVPKLDPARAAKTRSFTFDSAMMQHTINGRPFEMDRVDETVKFGTYEIWNFVNNSPFAHPVHMHAVQFQVLKRVGGRARLFPWEQGWKDTVLVHPGETVSVMAAFDRNRGRFLLHCHNLVHEDMGMMMNFDIV, from the coding sequence ATGCATCGTCGAACTTTTCTCGAAGTGGTGGGTGGCGCCGGCGCGCTCTCACTGACCCGCCCCATGAGCGCGTTGCTGGCGCCCTATGATGCATGGACGCCCGCACTCGAACGCGCGCCCCTGATCCTGCCACCCGTGCTCTCCGGTGGCGATCTGACGCTGACCGCGACCGCGCACACAATCAACGTCGCGCCAGGCGTGAAGGCCGATGTCTGGAGCGTGGGCGACGGACCGCTCTGCCCCACCATCCGCATGCGCACCGGTGACACCACGCGCATTCGGTTCGAGAACATGCTGCCGGAGCCATCCATCCTGCATCGGCACGGGCTGCTCGTCCCCGAAGCGGCCGACGGTCATCCACGTCTCGCGGTTGGCACCGGGGGCAGCTATCAATATTCGTTCCCGGTGATCAATCGGGCGGGCACCTACTGGTATCACGCGCATCCGCATCATCGCACCGGCGTGCAGATCTATCGCGGGATGGCGGGCCTGCTGTTCGTGGATGACACCAAGGAAGACATGCTGGGGTTCCCGCCGGAGTCGCGCGAACTGCCCGTCATTATCCAGGACAAGCGACTGGATGCCAAGGGCGCGTTCGTGTTCGAACCCGCCATGCATGAACAGATGGAGGGCTATTTCGGCGATACGCCCTATGTGAACGGCGTGCGTCTGCCCTTCATGGCCGTGGAAACCACCACGTATCGACTGCGGGTCATCAACGCCTCCACGTCACGCATCCTGCGGCTCGAGTTTTCGAACAAGATGCCGATGACGCTGATCGGCAATGACGGTGGCTTGCTGCCGGAACCGGCCACCCTGACGTCAATCGACCTTGGTACCGGCGAGCGCGCCGACTTGCTGGTGGATTTCGGCAAGATCCCCGACGGTCAACGTGTCATGCTGCAATCCGCCGAATTCGCGTCACCGGCACGGATGGGTGGCATGGGCGGGATGGCGGGCATGGGGGGAGGCCGAGGCCGCATGGGTGCCGGCGGCATCCCGCAGGGCAGCGCGCTCAAACTGGTGGAGTTTGAAGTCACCAAGGAGGTCACTCCGGAGCCGTGGAAGCCGATGGCGCTTCCCGCGGTCCCCAAACTGGACCCGGCGCGTGCGGCCAAGACCCGCTCCTTCACCTTTGACAGCGCCATGATGCAGCACACCATCAACGGACGCCCGTTCGAGATGGATCGTGTCGACGAAACGGTGAAGTTCGGCACCTACGAGATCTGGAACTTCGTCAACAACTCGCCGTTCGCGCACCCGGTGCATATGCACGCCGTGCAGTTCCAGGTCCTGAAGCGGGTGGGAGGGCGCGCCCGGCTTTTCCCGTGGGAGCAAGGCTGGAAGGACACCGTGCTGGTGCACCCTGGTGAAACGGTCTCGGTCATGGCCGCGTTCGATCGCAACCGCGGACGCTTCCTCCTGCACTGCCACAATCTCGTGCATGAGGACATGGGGATGATGATGAACTTCGATATCGTCTAG